One stretch of Zingiber officinale cultivar Zhangliang chromosome 6B, Zo_v1.1, whole genome shotgun sequence DNA includes these proteins:
- the LOC121992567 gene encoding ATP synthase subunit delta, chloroplastic-like, with protein MAALRWSPIALRPAVAAAPFSDSSSPARVSCLLRRLPSTAPCRLRILSPFPRRHRGGGALGAVMMDSAASSYATALAEVAHSSDSLEKTAADVEKLEQAFADPAIESFFSNPTIPVERKAEVVKEIASTLELLPHTANFLNILVDMRRIDIFNEIAKEFELQFNKITNTEVAVVSSVVDLESQDLSQITKVVQQFTGAKNVRIKTVLDPSLIAGFTIRYGATGSKFIDMSVKKQIDEIATQLDFSSISF; from the coding sequence ATGGCCGCTCTCCGCTGGTCTCCGATCGCCCTCCGCCCCGCCGTCGCCGCAGCTCCTTTCTCCGACTCCTCCTCGCCTGCCCGAGTGTCCTGCTTACTCCGCCGCCTCCCCTCCACCGCCCCCTGCCGCTTAAGGATCCTCTCCCCTTTCCCCCGGCGCCACCGAGGAGGCGGCGCCCTCGGGGCCGTCATGATGGACTCTGCCGCTTCGAGCTACGCGACAGCACTCGCCGAGGTCGCCCATTCGAGCGACTCCCTCGAGAAAACAGCAGCCGACGTCGAGAAGTTGGAGCAGGCGTTCGCCGACCCAGCCATCGAATCCTTCTTCTCCAACCCTACCATCCCAGTGGAGCGGAAAGCCGAGGTGGTGAAGGAGATTGCTTCCACCCTCGAGCTCCTCCCCCACACCGCCAACTTCCTCAACATCCTCGTCGACATGCGGCGTATCGACATCTTCAATGAGATCGCCAAGGAGTTCGAGTTGCAATTCAACAAAATCACAAACACGGAGGTCGCCGTCGTCTCCTCGGTGGTGGATTTGGAATCCCAGGACCTTTCCCAGATCACGAAGGTGGTTCAGCAGTTCACCGGGGCCAAGAACGTGAGGATCAAGACGGTGCTCGATCCTTCCCTCATCGCCGGATTCACGATCCGGTACGGGGCAACAGGGTCCAAGTTCATCGACATGAGCGTCAAGAAGCAGATCGATGAGATCGCTACACAGCTCGATTTCTCCTCCATTTCCTTCTAA